A DNA window from Ranitomeya imitator isolate aRanImi1 chromosome 2, aRanImi1.pri, whole genome shotgun sequence contains the following coding sequences:
- the LOC138666202 gene encoding mucin-2-like, translating to MTPNTTMLSILEPLNKSSFLKTLNLCDGDLSDEVIEVYNTFTTSTASSINVATSTTESTSATPAPTNVGTITSEHSITTQLTTLPSTEASSSSSVTTAPITSVSTTALFTSNTTSTSEATTTTTSITSTETSTTATSITSEPITSELTTFSTSDETTLTSSEATTTTLIPTSTERSTSETSISILPTTSETTTILSTSNTRTLSSPESTTTPFQTRLETSITVTSITTQPTTSEITPALYTSDTSTLTSSQPATTTPSLTSTVLSTTGTSLTTQPITSDATTILSTSETTTHTSPESTTTTPSLTNMETGSTATLITTQPTTRETTTPALYTSDTSTLSSSQPATTTPSMTSTVLSTSGTSLTTQPIISDATTILSTSDTTTPNSPESTTTTPSLTYMETTSTATSITTQPTTSETTLALYTSDTSTLTSSQPATTTPSLTSTELSTSGTSLTTQLITSDATTILSTSDTTTPTSPESTTTTPSLTNMETSTAATSISVQPTTSETTPALYTSDTSTLSSSQPATTTPSLTSTELSTSGTSLTTQTITSDATTILSTSDTTTPTSPESTTITPSLTNIETSSTATSITTQPTTSETTPALYSSDLSTLTSSQPVITTPSLTSTELSTSGTSPTTIPTTSDATTILSPSDTTISSSPESTTTTPSLTNMETSTAATSISVQPTTSETTPALYTNDTSTLTSSQPATTTPSMTSTELSTSGTSLTTQPITSDATTILTASDTTTPNSPKSTTTTPSLTNMETSSTATSITTQPTTSETTPALYTSDTSTLTSSQSATTTPSLTSTELSTSGSSLTTEPITSNATTILSTSDTTTPTSLESTTTTPSLTNMETSTAATSISAQPTTSETTPALYTSDTSALSSSQPENATPTLTSTDLSTSGTSLITQPITSDATTILSPSDTTISSSPKSTTTTPSLTNMETSTAATSISVQPTTSETTPALYTNDTSTLSSSQPATTTPSLTSTVLSTSGTSLTTQPMTSDATTILSTSETTTHTSPETTITTPSLTNMETSSTATSITTQPSISETTPALYTSDTSTLTSSQSATTTPSMTSTELSTSGTSLTTQPTTSNATTILSTSETTTHTSPESTTTTPSLTNMETSSTATSITTQPTNSETTPALYTSDTSTLTSSQSATTTPSLTSTELSTSGTSLTTQPITSNATTILSTSDTTTATSLESTTTTPSLTNMETCSTAISITTQHTISETTPALYTSDTSTLTSSQPATTTPSLTSTELSTSGTSLTTQPITSDATTILSTSDTTTSTSPESTTTTPSLTNMESSTAATLITTQPTTSETTPALYTSDTSTLTSSQPATTTPTLTSIELSTLGTSLTTQPITSNATTILSTSDTTTPTSPESTTTTPSLKNMETSTAATLITTQPTTSETTPALYTSDTSTVTVSQPATTTPSMTSTELSTSGTSLTTQPITSDATTILSTSDTTISTLPESTTTTPSLTNMETSTAATSISAQPTTSETTPALYTSDTSTVTSSQPATTTPYLTSTELSTSGTSLTTQPITSDATTILSTSDTTISTLPESTTTTPSLTNIETSTAATSISAQPTTSETTPALYTSDSSTLSSSQPATTAATLTSTELSTSLISLTTQPITSNATTILSTSDTTTPTSPESTTTTPSLTNMETSTAATSISAQPTTSETTPALFTSDTSTLISSQPATITPSLTNTELSTAGTSLTSQPITSDATTILSLSETTIINSSEPATTPLSLTSMDTSTVLSKSTGTSLSATTPQSIISESTTILLTKAETTKTSANISSLPSTVPFASTASITSQGTMTESNTSLYPTVATTPISDGSFTATTVPINTASLATAINTQPTSGEFTTFKSTMAATASESTTISTVPTAQSSTGNVTTVSSTELTTGTPINMGASTSLTSIMTQSASEITTSAASTIGTTSSSIGSTRSSPGPDKTTGSDTLQTKSTTSESVTALLTSTSAAPIIQETVNMITVPGNMAIFNSTQSSFSDPTTFVPPGAPITSDVSSTSTSLSFTSSTPFISTQQNMNNFTAVSTELPKTSIANTGSTANSTGNSLSGTTTVGETNSITYTITGFTTKEITNNTIAAETTSNGAIISSIPQTAAFTTQVTMNGTTTEQPAGTLTVTSGSVTPTTSIVTGVDVSNITVSSVNESTLITTTVSGAINNSTMSTTNFSVSGTVITNTSGPITMPGIVSSTSSDFTATTTAINTTTTSGSSTSITPSGSSSSTGSAFSNTTGSNVGGDIVTASTTVSGTIKNSTMTTSVSTVSQTNTSIINTVNVSTLGTGTSSDLTGTTINTTGTTSTGSSSSKTTGSSNTTITALSGSISSTAPNSSIATTKSVVTIASNNDTIVTSGSSATGMNSAATSSNPGSNTITSTATITTINGGMSTQSVVTTTQTTSDQSAMQYWEIILFGLVAVLGVVLLAGLMCGILACFRSTTTYAVTSYPGYFTHYGWLNSTRPSLPADPEKGIELKEHQRRPSAPRGERVTFQIHNALATLEKMFRNGQ from the exons atgacaccgaaCACCACCATGCTTTCCATTTTGGAGCCCCTCAATAAATCTTCTTTTCTCAAAACCTTGAACCTATGTGACGGTGACCTGAGTGATGAGGTTATTGAAGTTTACA ATACGTTTACTACATCTACTGCATCAAGCATTAATGTAGCAACAAGTACAACTGAGTCTACAAGTGCGACACCTGCACCCACAAATGTAGGAACAATAACGTCGGAACATTCCATTACTACTCAACTGACCACGTTACCAAGTACAGAAGCAAGCAGTTCATCATCAGTCACGACTGCACCTATAACCAGTGTATCTACAACTGCTCTGTTTACTAGTAATACAACATCTACATCTGAAGCTACAACTACAACAACATCTATTACAAGTACAGAAACAAGCACCACGGCAACATCAATTACTTCTGAACCTATTACCAGTGAACTTACAACTTTTTCCACGAGTGATGAAACAACACTTACTTCATCTGAAGCTACAACTACAACCCTCATCCCAACAAGTACAGAAAGAAGCACTTCAGAAACATCAATTTCAATTCTACCTACAACCAGTGAAACTACAACCATTCTATCTACTAGTAATACAAGAACACTATCTTCACCTGAATCCACAACTACACCATTCCAGACAAGGTTGGAGACAAGCATTACAGTAACATCGATTACAACTCAACCTACAACCAGTGAAATCACACCTGCTCTGTATACCAGTGACACATCAACACTAACTTCATCTCAACCTGCAACAACTACACCATCTTTGACAAGTACAGTACTATCTACTACAGGAACATCACTTACAACTCAACCCATCACCAGTGATGCCACAACCATTCTATCTACTAGTGAAACAACCACACACACTTCACCTGAATCTACAACTACAACACCATCACTGACAAATATGGAAACAGGTAGTACAGCAACTTTGATTACAACTCAACCTACCACCAGAGAAACCACCACCCCAGCTCTGTATACCAGTGACACATCAACACTATCTTCATCTCAACCTGCAACTACTACACCATCTATGACAAGTACAGTATTATCAACTTCAGGAACATCACTTACAACTCAACCCATCATCAGTGATGCCACAACCATTCTATCTACTAGTGACACAACCACACCAAATTCACCTGAATCTACAACTACAACACCATCACTGACATATATGGAAACAACTAGTACAGCAACTTCAATTACAACTCAACCTACCACAAGTGAAACCACACTTGCTCTTTATACCAGTGACACATCAACACTAACTTCATCTCAACCTGCAACTACTACACCATCTCTGACAAGTACAGAATTGTCAACTTCAGGAACATCACTTACAACTCAACTCATCACCAGTGATGCCACAACCATTCTATCTACTAGTGACACAACCACACCAACTTCACCTGAGTCTACAACTACAACACCATCACTAACAAATATGGAAACAAGTACTGCAGCAACATCGATTTCAGTTCAACCTACCACCAGTGAAACCACACCAGCTCTGTATACCAGTGACACATCAACACTATCTTCATCTCAACCTGCAACTACTACACCATCTCTGACAAGTACAGAATTATCAACTTCAGGAACATCACTTACAACTCAAACCATCACCAGTGATGCCACAACCATTCTATCTACCAGTGACACAACTACACCAACTTCACCTGAATCTACAACTATAACACCATCACTGACAAATATTGAAACAAGTAGTACAGCAACTTCGATTACAACTCAACCTACCACAAGTGAAACCACACCTGCTCTTTATTCCAGTGATTTATCAACACTAACTTCATCTCAACCTGTAATTACTACACCATCTCTGACAAGTACAGAATTGTCAACTTCAGGAACATCACCTACAACTATACCCACTACCAGTGATGCCACAACCATTCTATCTCCTAGTGACACAACCATATCATCTTCACCTGAATCTACAACTACAACACCATCACTGACAAATATGGAAACAAGTACTGCAGCAACATCGATTTCAGTTCAACCTACCACCAGTGAAACCACACCTGCTCTTTATACCAATGACACATCAACACTAACTTCATCTCAACCTGCAACTACTACACCATCTATGACAAGTACAGAATTATCAACTTCAGGAACATCACTTACAACTCAACCCATCACCAGTGATGCCACAACCATTCTAACTGCTAGTGACACAACCACACCAAATTCACCTAAATCTACAACTACAACACCATCACTGACAAATATGGAAACAAGTAGTACAGCAACTTCGATTACGACTCAACCAACCACCAGTGAAACCACACCTGCTCTATATACCAGTGACACATCAACACTAACTTCATCTCAATCTGCAACTACTACACCATCTCTGACAAGTACAGAATTATCAACGTCAGGATCAtcacttacaactgaacccatcaccagtaatgccacaaccattcTATCTACTAGTGACACAACCACACCAACTTCACTTGAATCAACAACTACAACACCATCACTAACAAATATGGAAACAAGTACTGCAGCAACATCGATTTCAGCTCAACCTACCACCAGTGAAACCACACCAGCTCTGTATACCAGTGACACATCAGCACTATCTTCATCTCAACCTGAAAATGCTACACCAACTTTGACAAGTACAGACTTATCTACTTCAGGAACATCACTTATAACTCAACCCATCACCAGTGACGCCACAACCATTCTATCTCCTAGTGACACAACCATATCATCTTCACCTAAATCTACAACTACAACACCATCACTGACAAATATGGAAACAAGTACTGCAGCAACATCGATTTCAGTTCAACCTACCACCAGTGAAACCACACCTGCTCTTTATACCAATGACACATCAACACTATCTTCATCTCAACCTGCAACTACTACACCATCTTTGACAAGTACAGTATTATCTACTTCAGGAACATCACTTACAACTCAACCCATGACCAGTGATGCCACAACCATTCTATCTACTAGTGAAACAACCACACACACTTCACCTGAAACTACAATTACAACACCATCACTGACAAATATGGAAACAAGTAGTACAGCAACTTCTATTACAACTCAACCTAGCATCAGTGAAACCACGCCTGCTCTGTATACCAGTGACACATCAACACTAACTTCATCTCAATCTGCAACTACTACACCATCTATGACAAGTACAGAATTATCAACTTCAGGAACATCACTTACAACTCAACCCACCACCAGCAATGCCACAACCATTTTATCCACTAGTGAAACAACCACACACACTTCACCTGAATCTACAACTACAACACCATCACTGACAAATATGGAAACAAGTAGTACAGCAACATCGATTACAACTCAACCTACTAACAGTGAAACCACACCTGCTCTATATACCAGTGACACATCAACACTAACATCATCTCAATCTGCAACTACTACACCATCTCTGACAAGTACAGAATTATCTACTTCAGGAACATCACTTACAACTCAACCCATcaccagtaatgccacaaccattcTATCTACTAGTGACACAACCACAGCAACTTCACTTGAATCAACAACTACAACTCCATCACTAACAAATATGGAAACATGTAGTACAGCAATATCGATTACAACTCAACATACCATCAGTGAAACCACACCTGCTCTATATACCAGTGACACATCAACACTAACTTCATCTCAACCTGCAACTACTACACCATCTCTGACAAGTACAGAATTGTCAACTTCAGGAACATCACTTACAACTCAACCCATCACCAGTGATGCCACAACCATTCTATCTACTAGTGACACAACTACATCAACTTCACCTGAATCAACAACTACAACACCATCACTGACAAATATGGAATCAAGTACTGCAGCAACATTAATTACAACTCAACCTACCACCAGTGAAACCACACCAGCTTTGTATACCAGTGACACATCAACACTAACTTCATCTCAACCTGCAACAACTACACCAACTTTGACAAGTATAGAATTATCTACTTTAGGAACATCACTTACAACTCAACCTATcaccagtaatgccacaaccattcTATCTACTAGTGACACAACCACACCAACTTCACCTGAATCTACAACTACAACACCATCACTGAAAAATATGGAAACAAGTACTGCAGCAACATTGATTACAACTCAACCTACCACCAGTGAAACCACACCTGCTCTTTATACCAGTGACACATCAACAGTAACTGTGTCTCAACCTGCAACTACTACACCATCTATGACAAGTACAGAATTATCAACTTCAGGAACATCACTTACAACTCAACCCATCACCAGTGACGCCACAACCATTCTATCTACTAGTGATACAACCATATCAACTTTACCTGAATCTACAACTACAACACCATCACTGACAAATATGGAAACAAGTACTGCAGCAACATCGATTTCAGCTCAACCTACCACCAGTGAAACCACACCTGCTCTATATACCAGTGACACATCAACAGTAACTTCATCTCAACCTGCAACTACTACACCATATTTGACAAGTACAGAATTATCAACTTCAGGAACATCACTTACAACTCAACCCATCACCAGTGATGCCACAACCATTCTATCTACTAGTGATACAACCATATCAACTCTACCTGAATCTACAACTACAACACCATCACTGACAAATATAGAAACAAGTACTGCAGCAACATCGATTTCAGCTCAACCTACTACCAGTGAAACCACACCAGCTCTGTATACCAGTGACTCATCAACACTATCTTCATCTCAACCTGCAACTACTGCAGCAACTTTGACAAGTACAGAATTATCTACTTCATTAATATCACTTACAACTCAACCCATcaccagtaatgccacaaccattcTATCTACTAGTGACACAACCACACCAACTTCTCCTGAATCTACAACTACAACACCATCACTGACAAATATGGAAACAAGTACTGCAGCAACATCGATTTCAGCTCAACCTACCACCAGTGAAACCACACCAGCTCTGTTTACCAGTGACACATCAACACTAATTTCATCTCAACCTGCAACTATTACACCATCTCTGACAAATACAGAATTATCTACTGCAGGAACATCACTTACAAGTCAACCCATCACCAGTGATGCCACAACCATTCTATCTCTTAGTGAAACAACCATAATAAATTCATCTGAGCCTGCAACTACACCACTATCACTGACAAGCATGGATACAAGTACTGTATTGTCTAAAAGTACAGGAACAAGTTTATCAGCAACTACTCCCCAATCTATCATTAGTGAATCAACAACTATTCTGTTAACAAAAGCTGAAACAACCAAAACTTCAGCTAATATCTCATCCCTGCCAAGCACAGTTCCATTTGCTTCTACAGCATCTATTACTTCACAGGGTACCATGACTGAATCTAATACTTCCCTATATCCTACTGTGGCAACAACACCCATATCAGATGGATCTTTCACTGCTACAACCGTACCCATAAACACAGCATCCTTAGCAACAGCCATTAATACTCAACCTACTAGTGGTGAATTTACCACTTTTAAATCCACAATGGCAGCAACTGCATCAGAATCTACAACTATTTCTACTGTACCGACAGCTCAGTCCTCGACTGGTAACGTAACAACCGTCTCTTCAACTGAACTTACCACTGGTACACCCATAAATATGGGAGCAAGCACTTCATTAACATCAATTATGACCCAATCTGCTAGTGAAATTACAACCTCTGCAGCAAGCACTATTGGAACAACATCCAGTTCAATTGGTAGTACCAGGTCATCTCCGGGTCCTGATAAAACTACTGGTTCAGACACCTTACAAACAAAATCTACTACAAGTGAATCTGTGACTGCTTTGTTGACTAGCACTTCAGCAGCACCTATTATACAAGAGACTGTTAATATGATAACTGTACCCGGAAATATGGCAATATTCAACAGCACTCAGTCTTCCTTTAGCGATCCTACTACTTTTGTGCCACCTGGTGCACCAATAACATCTGATGTTTCCTCAACCAGTACGTCTTTGTCTTTTACATCTTCTACTCCATTTATAAGTACTCAACAAAATATGAATAATTTTACTGCTGTCTCAACTGAACTCCCAAAAACTTCTATTGCCAATACTGGATCAACAGCCAACTCTACAGGTAATAGTTTGAGTGGTACTACCACAGTGGGAGAAACCAACAGTATTACTTACACTATTACTGGATTTACTACTAAAGAGATTACTAATAATACTATTGCTGCCGAAACCACCAGTAATGGGGCCATTATCAGTTCTATTCCTCAGACAGCAGCATTTACAACGCAAGTTACCATGAATGGTACTACTACTGAACAACCTGCTGGTACCTTGACCGTAACAAGTGGATCTGTTACCCCTACCACCTCCATAGTTACTGGGGTTGATGTTTCTAACATCACAGTTTCCAGTGTTAATGAAAGTACACTTATCACTACAACAGTATCTGGTGCCATAAATAACAGTACCATGAGTACTACTAACTTTTCTGTTTCGGGAACTGTCATCACTAATACTTCAGGGCCAATCACTATGCCTGGTATTGTTAGTAGTACATCATCAGATTTCACTGCTACTACCACTGCAATAAATACCACAACCACATCTGGATCGAGCACCTCCATAACTCCTTCTGGAAGCTCAAGTTCTACTGGGAGTGCTTTTAGTAACACCACAGGTTCTAACGTAGGAGGGGACATAGTTACTGCTTCTACAACAGTATCTGGTACCATTAAAAACAGTACCATGACTACTAGTGTATCGACTGTTTCCCAGACTAACACAAGTATCATAAACACGGTAAACGTAAGTACTTTAGGCACTGGTACATCATCAGATTTAACTGGTACCACAATCAATACTACTGGCACCACCTCAACTGGATCTAGTTCTTCTAAAACTACTGGAAGCTCTAATACAACAATTACTGCCCTCAGTGGATCCATTTCTTCTACAGCCCCTAACAGTTCCATTGCTACCACAAAATCTGTCGTAACTATTGCAAGTAATAATGACACGATTGTGACTTCTGGATCAAGCGCAACTGGAATGAATTCTGCAGCTACAAGTTCCAATCCTGGATCCAACACCATCACATCCACTGCAACGATTACCA CCATAAATGGAGGAATGTCTACCCAAAGTGTTGTCACCACCACTCAAACAACCTCCGACCAATCCGCAA TGCAATACTGGGAAATCATTCTGTTCGGACTGGTTGCGGTCTTGGGTGTTGTATTACTTGCAGGATTAATGTGTGGG